The Dehalococcoidia bacterium genome includes the window ATATAAAGGATCGGTTTTTGCGGCCAATTCTCGGAACACCCCTTCGGCGATTTTCAATTTTCCCTCTTTTGCTGGCCGGCGGACCCTTTTGAAGAGGGACCGCGCATTCATATATAAATTCACCAAAGCGTTTGTGTCAGGGCACCACGCCTGTCGAGGTAACTGGGTCAAATGCGGCGAACGGGGGCTTGCTCCTTCAGCCACTCCTTAAACTCCTGTACGTGTTCCACTTTCATATCTAGAACCTCGGCGAGTTCGAGGATTGGTATTTCGTCAGCGAATTCGGATGATAGGATACGCGCAAAGGAGAAACCCAATTCACGAAGTTTGCGCTCGTTGCGTTTGGGAGGTGGTTTGCCAGCATAGCCTCCGCGTCCAGGACCGCGCTTTTCCCATTGCTGTCGTTTCTGTTGGTAGAAGCCCTCTGGGGCCAAGCCCATCTCTTCCAGGTAAATAGCCACCACATCTTTACTGACAAAAAAGGGTTTGCGTATCTCGTCCAGTAACGCATCACCCCAGCGGGAGCGAAAAGAGAAAAGGTTTAACTGCTGTAAGTGTGCCTTGAATTCGTCTTGTTGCAAAAGGATGCGAGCGGCTAAGCGGTTAGCAAACTTTTCAACCGGTTCACTCTCACCAAGGCCTTTCGTGTCACAGACCACGCCCTGGCGACGGATAAGGAGATGGGCGTATTCGTGGAGTAGGGTAAAGAGACGCCCCGTAGCAGCCTCAACATCCTCACTATTCACCAGAATAGCGGGCGGATTAGGAGGCGACCAAATTGAGGCTCCGCGCACCTCCTTGGGCGGCAACCGCATGGTAAATACGAACACTCCAAGGGATTCCACGGCGAGCCTCCACCACTGGAAAGCCGTATGAGCATCGCCCCACTGATAACGGAGTTTTGCGTCAAAACCTAATCGTGTGCGTTCCTTTTGCGCTACATCATCCACAAAGTCAGTCAAACGAACTTCATTTATTCGAACTTCCCAAGGGATTTCCAGCCGTCTAATGACGTCACCGACCCAATCAGCAATAGAGACGAAACGGCGTAAAGCAATATGTGTTTCAGGGCTCAAACCAAGTAACTTACTTGAGTCTAGTCCCCGGAAGTCTAGTGGCAGTCGTTCCTCTGGGGGATTGGGTAAAAAGAAGTAACCTAACGGACACTCGTAGATATAAGCCAATGTCTCTAAATCGGCCAAGGTCGGCTCGTCTTGCCCTTGTTCCCAAGACAAGAGCCGTTCCGCAGAAATTTTTGTAAATCCGCGCCCCATTTTTTCAGACAAACGTTCCACCTGCGTGGGCTGCAGGTTCAGGCGCGTTCGTGCCCATCCGAGAACTGCGGGATTTGCCCAACGGAAAGGGTGTTTCAAAGCCATGTATGTTTCTTTCTCCTATGCCAGCTTATTAGCCGATATATATCACCCAATTCCCTCACGCCGATAATAGGGGGTGAACCACTGGGGATCGTCGCGGTACTCTATGCGTCCGTCCGGATACAGGCGCGCCGTGGCCCGACGGTAGGCGTGGCAGAACTGGGTAATGCCCACCGGTGTGCCCCCCGTGTGGGTGTAGGCAATCTCCACGTGCACATCCAGCACCGTTACATCGCCCCCCACGCCCATCACTCCGAAGCCCGTGCGGTTGCCCAGTTCCGTCAGCTCCTCCTCCAAGCGGGCCACGGCGGGGTCGGGGTGGCGGTCGCCTTGCACCCGCAGGCACGCCGCCTCTTGCGCCAGGCGCAGGGCCTGGTCGGGATTGCCCCCAATGCCGATGCCCACTGTTACGGGCGGGCAGGAGAGGCCCCGCCGAGCAAACTCGGCCAGGTTATCTAGGAAGAAACGCTTGATACCCTCTATCCCATCCCCCGGGAAGAGCATGCGGTAGTCGGTATTGAAAAGCCCGCCCTTGTGCACAGCCGTGATGTCTATCCAGTGGGCGTCAGGCTCAAAGGAGTATTCCACATCGGGGGCAAACACGCCGGCGTTGGTGCCGGGATTGGCGCGGGTCAGGGGGTGCACACGGTTGGCCCGCAGGGGGACGGCGCGGGTTACATCCGCAACGGCCTGGCGCAACGCCCGTTCCAGGGCCACAAACCCCCCTTGCACACGTGCCTCGTTACCGATTTTGACATAATAGCGCGGGAGGCCCGTGTCGGCGCACATGGCGCGCCCTTCGGCAATGGCCAGGTGGTAGTTCTGCAGAATTTGGGCCAGGATGAACTTGGCTAGGGGCTTGGTTTCCCGCTGCAGCGCTCGCTGATAAGCCACAAGCCCATCTTTCGGAACCACAATGGCGGCACGGCGATTGACCTCATAAGCCGCCTGGTACACGGCCTCGTGGGGAATGGCGTCGGTGCGGACGGTCATAGGCCCTCCGGGGATTAGGAACGGTGGAGCACCAGGCGAGCGAAGCGCCGCTTGCCCACCCGCAGGACGGTGCCATCCCGCAAGGGCAGGCGCTCGGCGGTGGTCTTCACCCCCTCCACTTCCACCGAGCCTTGCGCCAGCAGGCGCTTGGCCTGGCTTTTGCTGGGGGCCAGCCCCAGGGCATACAACAGGTCTGCTGTCTCCACCTCGCCGTTAACGGCGGGCAGGCGGTGCACACCGCCCGGCGTGAAGAACACCCACTGCCCACCCTCCTGGCGGAAGGGGATGGTTGGGATGTCCGCCGGCACCTCCCGCCGTTGAAAAACCGTTTCAAACCAGGTCTGGGCCTCCCGAGCGGCGTCGGGGCCCCAGAACTGGGTTACGATCTCTCGCCCAAGGCGCTTCTTGAGGAGCATGGGGTTGACCTCTTGGCGCTCCAGGGCGTGGCGCATCTCGGTGATCTCCTGGTCGGGCACATCCGTGAGCAGCTCGAAATAGGGGATAATGAGGGCATCGGGCAAAGACATAATCTTGCCAAACTGTTCCCGGGGAGGCTCCTCCACCCCGATGTAATTGTTGAGGCTTTTGCTCATCTTCTGAACGCCGTCGGTGCCCACCAGGAGGGGCACCAGGAAACACTGCTGAGGGCGCTGGCCCACCATGCCCTGGAGTTGTCGCCCCACCAGCAGGTTGAACTTCTGATCTGTGCCCCCGAACTCCACATCGGCGCGGATGGCCACCGAGTCGTAGGCCTGCAGGAGGGGGTAAAGCAGTTCGGTGAGGGCGATGGGGCGCTCCGCCTCCCAGCGCTTCCAAAAGTCATCCCGGTGCAAAAGTTGTGCCACGGTGAACTTGCTGGTAAGGCGAATCACATCGGCGAGGGTGAACTTGCCAAACCACTCGCTTTGCCACACCGCCTGGGTGCGGGCCCTGTCTACCACCTTAAAGAACTGACGCATGTAGGATTCGGCGTTGCGCACCACCTCTTCGTGGGTGAGCATGGGGCGGGTGGCCGATTGACCGCTGGGGTCGCCGATCTGGGCTGTCCAGTCCCCCACGATGAGGATGACCTGGTGCCCCAGGTCTTGCAGTTGGCGCAGTTTGCGCAAGCCCACCACATGCCCCAGGTGGATGTCGGGGCGGGAGGGGTCAAACCCCATCTTCAAACGCAGGGGTTTCCCCTCCTGCAGGAGGGCGATAAACTCCTTCTCATCAATGATCTCGGCGACGGCCCGTTTGGTGATGCGGTGCAAGGTCTGTGCGTCCAGCATGGTGCTACACCGGAGAGGGGGTGCTCAGCAGGGCACGCACGGTGGCGATGTCGCGGGTCATTTGCTCCACTAAGGCCTGGACAGTGGGGAAGGCCTGCTCGTCCCGCAGGCGATGGACAAACTCCAGGCGCAGGCGTTGGCCATAGAGGTCGCCCTGGAAGTCTAGGATGTAGGTCTCAATCGTGCGCTCACCCCCGCCGAAGGTGGGGCGGACGCCGATGGAGGTGGCTGACGGCCAGCGCCTGCCCCCCCACACGGCCCATGTGGCGTAGATACCATTGGCAGGGATGGCCATGGAAGAATCCACCGCCAGGTTGGCAGTGGGGAAGCCCAGGCGACGCCCGCGCCCGGCGCCGGGACGCACAATGCCCACGAGGGCGAAAGGACGGCCCAGCATGCGCCCCGCCTCCGCTACCTGTCCCTCCAGGATGGCCTGGCGGATAGCCGAACTGCTCACCACGCGCCCGTGCAGCAGATAGGGGGACACCACCACCACGCTAAAGTCCAGCCGCTGGCCCAAAGCCTGCACCACAGGCAGAGTGCCCTGACGATGGTAGCCCAAGGCGAAGTCCGGGCCTGCCACCAACAGACGCATCCTCACCTGCTCCACTAGGGCGCGCAAGAACTCTTCAGCCGAGACCCGCGCTAAATGGGCATCGAAGGTAAGGGGGAGGACGGCTTCAACGCCTTGGTGCTCCAGAAGGGCTACCCGCTCGTCGGCGGTGGTGAGCAGGGGGAAGGGGTGATGAGGGTTCAGAAAAAGGCGGGGATGATTCCGAAAGGTTACCACCACGCTGTGCAGGCCTCGGCTCCGGGCTTCGGCGCACAGGGTGGACAGCAGATGCTGATGTCCAAGGTGCACCCCGTCAAAGACCCCTATGCTCACAGCACTGGGGCCAATCTTCCTCGCTGATGCCAGTTCCTCCTGCCAGCGCATGGTCGCCTACGCCGGGGCTTTTCCAGCCCCCAAGGGGGATGCTAACACCTTTCGCCGAAGGGCGTCAAGGAAGGTAGGGGCGGTGCGCCGTCTGTAGTAGCATACAGGAGTGAAGGAGGTGCGTGCGGTGCAACCTATTGACCTGCGCAGTGATACGGTAACTTTGCCCACGCCCGAGATGCGCCAGGCTATGGCCGCAGCGGAGGTGGGGGACGATGTGTGGGGGGAAGACCCCACCGTTAACCGCTTGGAGGCTATGGCCGCCGAGCGCCTGGGCAAGGAAGCGGCCCTTTTTACAGCCAGCGGGACCATGAGCAACCTGCTGGCGGTGCTGACCTGGTGCCGCCGAGGGGATGAGATCATTGTGGGCGACCAGTCCCACATGTTTCTGAACGAGGTGGGCGGAGCCTCGGCTTTGGGGGGTGTGGCCTACCATCCTGTCCCCAACGACGAGCGGGGGCGTCTGAACCCCGGCGATGTGGAGCGGGCTATCCGCGCCGAAAACATCCATTTCCCCCGCACGGGGTTGGTGTGCCTGGAGAACACGCATAACCGCTGTGGCGGGGCGGTGCTCTCCCCCGAGGATACGCAAGCCGTGGCCGATGTGGCCCATCGCCGGGATATCCCCGTGCACCTGGACGGGGCGCGCCTGTTCAACGCTGCGGTGTATCTGAAGGTGCCCCCTGCCGCTCTGGCGCGGGATGTGGACTCGGTCTGTTTCTGTCTGTCCAAGGGGTTGGCGTGTCCCGTGGGCTCCCTTTTGTGTGGAAGCAAGGAGTTTATCAAGGAGGCCCGCCGTTGGCGCAAGGCAGTGGGGGGAGGCATGCGCCAGGTGGGGATTCTGGCGGCGGCGGGTATCGTCGCTCTGGAGAAGATGGTGGACCGCCTAGCAGAGGACCACGAGAACGCCCGAAGCTTGGGCAAGGGGTTGGCGGGTATCCCGGGCATTCGCCTGGACCCCGAGCGGGTGCAGACCAATATCGTCATCTTCCGTTGGACGGGGGGGCCGGTCCAAGAGTTCCTGTCGCGCTTGGCCCAGAAAGGGGTGTTGGCGTCCTATATGGGCGGGGATCAGGTGCGTATGGTAACCCATTACGGCATCACAGCAGAGGACATTGCCCGCGCGGTGCGCCTGGTGGAGGAGGTGGCCGAAAGTTTTGTGCGCGTGCGGGCGTAGACCCGCACGGCGTGTGGGGGATTGGAGTATTCCACGGGCCGAGGCGTCAGGGCTTCGTCGGGCTGGTGAGGGTTGGTGCTTACCTATGACAGTTGTGGCGACGGTTCGTGCGCCCCTGCAGACCTTCCGCATCCCAGGCTACCGATGGGTGTGGGGCAATATGCTCTGTGCCGTGGCGTCCTGGGTGTTGGAGGTGATGGTGCTCGGCTGGCTGGTATTGGACCTCACTGGGTCGGCCGTGTGGGTGGGGGCGGTGGCTGGCCTACGGGGTGTGGGAATGCTAGGAGGGGGGCTAATAGGGGGCATGCTGGCCGACCGCTGGGGACGACGCACCCTGATGCTAACAGTGCAAGGGGGGATGGCCCTTTTGGCGCTGGGGTTAGCCGTGCTGTCGTGGCGGGACGCCTTACAGGTCGTCCATGTGGCACTGGCGGCGGTGCTTTTGGGGATGGCATCCGCAATAAGCGCCTCGGCGCGCACCGCCCTTATCTACGACCTGGTGGGGTCGTCGGGGATGTTGAACGCCGTGGCCTTGGTGAACCTGGGGGCAAGCCTCTTGCGTGTGGTGGTGCCTGCGGGGGGTGGTGTCCTGCTGGCCCAGGGGGGACCGGCCAGCGTGTTTCTGGCCATTGCGGGCAGTTACACCGTGGGTGTAAGCCTTCTGGTGGGGGTGCGGGCCGTCGCGCGGCAACAGGCGGGAAGCCTGGGATGGCGGGTCTTGGGCCAAAGCCTCAGAACAGTGTGGGGAGACGGCAATGTGCGCGCATTGCTGTCCTTGAGCATGCTCAACGAAGCTTTGGGCTATTCGTATATCTACATGCTCCCTGTGCTGACTCGGGAGGTGTTCCAGATGGGGCCGGAGGCGTTGGGGGTGCTAACCGCTTCCTTTGGGGTCGGCTCGGTGGCCGGAAACGGGGTGCTGGCGGTCTTGGGCAACTACCCGCGGAAGGGGGTTTTGGTAACCCTAGGCACGGTGGGCTTCGGGGGCTTCCTGACTGGTTTTGCCCTCACGCCCTGGTTTGGCGTTGCGGTGGTGATGTTGGCGCTGGCGGGGGCGTGGAGCGTGGTGTACGATGCGGCGTTGCAGACCCTGTTGCTCACCCACGCCCCGAGCACTCTGCGGGGGCGAACGGCGGGCCTGTTGGTATCCACCTGGGGGTTAAGCCCCGTCG containing:
- a CDS encoding XRE family transcriptional regulator, translated to MALKHPFRWANPAVLGWARTRLNLQPTQVERLSEKMGRGFTKISAERLLSWEQGQDEPTLADLETLAYIYECPLGYFFLPNPPEERLPLDFRGLDSSKLLGLSPETHIALRRFVSIADWVGDVIRRLEIPWEVRINEVRLTDFVDDVAQKERTRLGFDAKLRYQWGDAHTAFQWWRLAVESLGVFVFTMRLPPKEVRGASIWSPPNPPAILVNSEDVEAATGRLFTLLHEYAHLLIRRQGVVCDTKGLGESEPVEKFANRLAARILLQQDEFKAHLQQLNLFSFRSRWGDALLDEIRKPFFVSKDVVAIYLEEMGLAPEGFYQQKRQQWEKRGPGRGGYAGKPPPKRNERKLRELGFSFARILSSEFADEIPILELAEVLDMKVEHVQEFKEWLKEQAPVRRI
- a CDS encoding fumarate hydratase, coding for MTVRTDAIPHEAVYQAAYEVNRRAAIVVPKDGLVAYQRALQRETKPLAKFILAQILQNYHLAIAEGRAMCADTGLPRYYVKIGNEARVQGGFVALERALRQAVADVTRAVPLRANRVHPLTRANPGTNAGVFAPDVEYSFEPDAHWIDITAVHKGGLFNTDYRMLFPGDGIEGIKRFFLDNLAEFARRGLSCPPVTVGIGIGGNPDQALRLAQEAACLRVQGDRHPDPAVARLEEELTELGNRTGFGVMGVGGDVTVLDVHVEIAYTHTGGTPVGITQFCHAYRRATARLYPDGRIEYRDDPQWFTPYYRREGIG
- the tyrS gene encoding tyrosine--tRNA ligase; amino-acid sequence: MLDAQTLHRITKRAVAEIIDEKEFIALLQEGKPLRLKMGFDPSRPDIHLGHVVGLRKLRQLQDLGHQVILIVGDWTAQIGDPSGQSATRPMLTHEEVVRNAESYMRQFFKVVDRARTQAVWQSEWFGKFTLADVIRLTSKFTVAQLLHRDDFWKRWEAERPIALTELLYPLLQAYDSVAIRADVEFGGTDQKFNLLVGRQLQGMVGQRPQQCFLVPLLVGTDGVQKMSKSLNNYIGVEEPPREQFGKIMSLPDALIIPYFELLTDVPDQEITEMRHALERQEVNPMLLKKRLGREIVTQFWGPDAAREAQTWFETVFQRREVPADIPTIPFRQEGGQWVFFTPGGVHRLPAVNGEVETADLLYALGLAPSKSQAKRLLAQGSVEVEGVKTTAERLPLRDGTVLRVGKRRFARLVLHRS
- a CDS encoding bifunctional riboflavin kinase/FAD synthetase codes for the protein MRWQEELASARKIGPSAVSIGVFDGVHLGHQHLLSTLCAEARSRGLHSVVVTFRNHPRLFLNPHHPFPLLTTADERVALLEHQGVEAVLPLTFDAHLARVSAEEFLRALVEQVRMRLLVAGPDFALGYHRQGTLPVVQALGQRLDFSVVVVSPYLLHGRVVSSSAIRQAILEGQVAEAGRMLGRPFALVGIVRPGAGRGRRLGFPTANLAVDSSMAIPANGIYATWAVWGGRRWPSATSIGVRPTFGGGERTIETYILDFQGDLYGQRLRLEFVHRLRDEQAFPTVQALVEQMTRDIATVRALLSTPSPV
- the ltaE gene encoding low-specificity L-threonine aldolase; protein product: MQPIDLRSDTVTLPTPEMRQAMAAAEVGDDVWGEDPTVNRLEAMAAERLGKEAALFTASGTMSNLLAVLTWCRRGDEIIVGDQSHMFLNEVGGASALGGVAYHPVPNDERGRLNPGDVERAIRAENIHFPRTGLVCLENTHNRCGGAVLSPEDTQAVADVAHRRDIPVHLDGARLFNAAVYLKVPPAALARDVDSVCFCLSKGLACPVGSLLCGSKEFIKEARRWRKAVGGGMRQVGILAAAGIVALEKMVDRLAEDHENARSLGKGLAGIPGIRLDPERVQTNIVIFRWTGGPVQEFLSRLAQKGVLASYMGGDQVRMVTHYGITAEDIARAVRLVEEVAESFVRVRA
- a CDS encoding MFS transporter, with the protein product MTVVATVRAPLQTFRIPGYRWVWGNMLCAVASWVLEVMVLGWLVLDLTGSAVWVGAVAGLRGVGMLGGGLIGGMLADRWGRRTLMLTVQGGMALLALGLAVLSWRDALQVVHVALAAVLLGMASAISASARTALIYDLVGSSGMLNAVALVNLGASLLRVVVPAGGGVLLAQGGPASVFLAIAGSYTVGVSLLVGVRAVARQQAGSLGWRVLGQSLRTVWGDGNVRALLSLSMLNEALGYSYIYMLPVLTREVFQMGPEALGVLTASFGVGSVAGNGVLAVLGNYPRKGVLVTLGTVGFGGFLTGFALTPWFGVAVVMLALAGAWSVVYDAALQTLLLTHAPSTLRGRTAGLLVSTWGLSPVGGVLTGAIASVVGASWAVAVGGLVVVANALRLVPQVPKWER